A region of Malaciobacter marinus DNA encodes the following proteins:
- a CDS encoding peroxiredoxin: protein MLVTNKAKDFTAAAVLADGQIVEDFNLYENIGEKGAVVFFYPLDFTFVCPSEIIAFSKRADEFRQRGVNVIGVSIDSQFSHFAWRETPVDQGGIGRVKFPLVADITKQISRDFDVLFDESVALRGSFLLDADGTIRHAVINDLPLGRNIDEMIRMVDTMIFTNENGEVCPAGWNKGDEGMKADKEGVAEYLAKNEDNL, encoded by the coding sequence ATGTTAGTAACAAACAAAGCAAAAGATTTTACAGCAGCAGCAGTTTTAGCTGATGGACAAATTGTTGAAGATTTTAATTTATATGAAAATATCGGAGAAAAAGGTGCAGTTGTATTCTTTTATCCACTAGACTTTACATTTGTATGCCCATCAGAAATTATTGCATTTTCTAAAAGAGCAGATGAGTTTAGACAAAGAGGCGTAAATGTAATTGGTGTATCTATTGATTCTCAATTTTCACACTTTGCTTGGAGAGAAACACCAGTTGATCAAGGTGGTATTGGAAGAGTTAAATTCCCATTAGTTGCTGATATTACAAAACAAATTTCAAGAGATTTCGATGTATTATTTGATGAATCAGTAGCTTTAAGAGGTTCATTCTTATTAGATGCAGATGGAACTATTAGACATGCAGTTATTAATGACTTACCATTAGGTAGAAATATTGATGAAATGATTAGAATGGTTGATACAATGATTTTCACAAACGAAAATGGTGAAGTTTGCCCAGCTGGATGGAATAAAGGTGATGAGGGTATGAAAGCAGACAAAGAAGGTGTTGCTGAATATCTTGCTAAAAACGAAGATAACTTATAA
- a CDS encoding cache domain-containing protein — translation MTYKDEKKLINLLKYSPLIFIFLIFITISLFLYSQNKKNFEDDKKVLEENFINSNKKNIKNDVEHIHSYINKIQKETENELKINLQQRVYEAYNIALSIYNLNKKRPKEEIKKMIKDALVNIRFLDGRGYFYIYSFDYECILLPVNRSMEGSNFYYFKEGKGKYLTREIIKSLQNKKESFLKWWYHKPNDMKNQYEKIGFNKSFEPFNWYIGTGEYIDDFEKKQQNKVLDYISKLQYKKDYIFVINSKAHYLSHPIKKYINKDIKTVNNVEKDSIDFIINEAKKSSKGYITYKQKIRFDNKKNLTKTSYFEYIPKWDWIIGKGFYRSDIEKQLKTRKDFLDDQFNENIQTLFVILFFIMLIFLGLSLYLSKHFEEIFKKYKNSIQKYINEKTKQQKNIAFQAKTTALAEMLVNISHQWRQPLSIISTISTSMQVQKQLDCLDDKDLIRNLDTINNTTQQLSKTIDEFNTLFKSQDIISTFSSDELLDKCFNIVKFDKQILIKTSIDSITLSSYKSDLIQVLINIFRNSKEAFSESIINNKILDIKMKNKDENLEITIVDNALGISKKTLSRVFEPYFTTKYKQQGKGNGLFVCKNLVENSLKGTMEIKSIKNFVEVKVIIPKNIKE, via the coding sequence ATGACTTACAAAGATGAAAAAAAGCTTATTAATTTACTTAAATATTCTCCTTTAATTTTTATTTTTCTTATATTTATAACTATTAGTCTTTTTTTATACTCTCAAAATAAAAAAAATTTTGAAGATGATAAAAAAGTTTTAGAAGAAAATTTTATAAATTCAAATAAAAAAAATATTAAAAATGATGTAGAACATATCCATAGTTATATAAATAAAATTCAAAAAGAAACAGAAAATGAATTAAAAATAAATCTTCAGCAAAGAGTTTATGAAGCATATAATATTGCACTAAGTATCTATAATTTAAATAAAAAACGACCTAAAGAAGAAATAAAAAAGATGATTAAAGATGCCCTTGTAAATATTAGATTTTTAGATGGAAGAGGTTATTTTTATATCTATTCATTTGATTATGAATGCATTTTACTTCCTGTAAATAGAAGTATGGAAGGTTCAAACTTTTATTATTTTAAAGAAGGAAAAGGTAAATATCTAACAAGAGAGATTATTAAATCACTACAAAATAAAAAAGAAAGTTTTTTAAAATGGTGGTATCACAAACCTAATGATATGAAAAATCAATATGAAAAGATTGGCTTTAATAAATCATTTGAACCATTTAATTGGTATATTGGAACAGGTGAGTACATAGATGACTTTGAAAAAAAACAACAAAATAAAGTTTTAGATTATATTAGTAAATTACAGTATAAAAAAGATTATATTTTTGTAATAAACTCAAAAGCACACTATTTAAGCCATCCTATTAAAAAATATATAAATAAAGATATAAAAACAGTAAATAATGTAGAAAAAGATAGTATCGATTTTATAATAAATGAAGCAAAAAAGAGTAGTAAAGGGTATATTACTTACAAACAAAAAATTCGATTTGACAATAAAAAAAATTTAACAAAAACAAGCTACTTTGAATATATTCCTAAGTGGGACTGGATAATAGGAAAAGGTTTTTATAGAAGTGATATAGAGAAACAATTAAAAACTAGAAAAGATTTTTTAGATGATCAATTTAATGAAAATATACAAACATTATTTGTAATTTTATTTTTCATAATGCTAATATTTTTAGGACTTAGTCTTTATTTATCTAAACATTTTGAAGAAATATTTAAAAAATATAAAAACTCTATTCAAAAATATATTAATGAAAAAACAAAACAACAAAAAAATATTGCTTTTCAAGCAAAAACAACTGCCTTAGCAGAGATGCTAGTTAATATCTCTCATCAATGGAGACAACCTTTATCAATAATCAGTACTATTTCAACTTCTATGCAAGTTCAAAAGCAACTTGATTGCTTAGATGATAAAGATCTAATAAGAAACCTTGATACTATAAATAATACAACACAACAACTATCTAAAACTATTGATGAATTTAATACACTCTTTAAAAGCCAAGATATAATCTCTACATTTAGTAGTGATGAACTTTTGGATAAATGTTTTAATATCGTAAAGTTTGATAAACAAATATTAATAAAAACATCTATTGATTCTATAACTTTAAGTAGTTATAAATCTGATTTAATACAAGTCTTAATTAATATTTTTAGAAATTCAAAAGAGGCTTTTTCTGAATCTATTATTAATAATAAGATTTTAGATATAAAGATGAAAAATAAAGATGAAAACCTTGAGATAACTATAGTGGATAATGCTCTTGGCATAAGTAAAAAGACACTTTCAAGAGTTTTTGAACCATACTTTACTACAAAATATAAACAACAAGGTAAAGGTAATGGTCTTTTTGTATGTAAAAATCTAGTTGAAAATAGCCTAAAAGGAACAATGGAAATAAAAAGTATTAAAAATTTTGTGGAGGTAAAAGTAATAATTCCTAAGAATATAAAAGAGTAA
- a CDS encoding cache domain-containing protein — MLSKKEKYIIRIIRFFPFFLIFAIAIIGMYLFLVEHERHYYKEITNLKSKFINREKQRIKNEVNRVYEYIQFHKQNSENRLKKLIKYQVYEAHSVMQGLYNEYKNQKSKEEIIHMMKAALQEMRFLDGRGYFYIYDMKGNNIFHPIMKSLEGRSLWNYKDITGKSIIQEGIKALKLKNEIYDDWYWEEPKSKKIKRKIGFHKIFEPYNIFVGTGEYTQEYEKELKSYILRYISKIKYLDKKIISVIDYDGILLTSRNKKNQKTYKQLLNIAKSKNHQGFFSYVNNKDEYEEKITFVKGFDHWQWAIYASFHKDSLKKELDLRLETLEKEDKETIKSFLFLCAVLTIIMLAISFYVIKLLEKSFYEYREKILEEAQKNRQKDTILAQQSKMAAMGEMIANITHQWRQPLSVISTAVTGLKFEKEMDILKDDNFYRGMDSIHNSVMHLSKTIDDFRNFFKPNKDKINFNLKDVVEKTLKLLSSQFDINNIYFIKNCENIKIHGAENELVQVLINIINNSKDALKNTDNKRLIFIDVFKQDNKVILLIKDTAGGINKSIINKVFEPYFTTKKDKGTGIGLYMSKQIIADSLNGEIAVSNETFVHENIQYKGACFKLTFDLVD; from the coding sequence ATGTTATCAAAAAAAGAAAAATATATCATTAGAATTATAAGATTTTTTCCTTTCTTTTTAATATTTGCAATTGCAATTATTGGAATGTATCTATTTTTAGTTGAACATGAAAGACACTATTATAAAGAAATAACAAATCTAAAGTCAAAGTTTATAAATAGAGAAAAACAAAGAATAAAAAATGAAGTAAATAGAGTTTATGAGTATATACAGTTTCATAAACAAAATAGCGAGAATAGATTAAAAAAATTGATTAAATATCAAGTTTATGAAGCCCACTCAGTTATGCAAGGACTTTACAATGAATATAAAAATCAAAAATCAAAAGAAGAGATAATTCATATGATGAAAGCTGCATTACAAGAAATGCGCTTTCTAGATGGAAGGGGATATTTTTATATTTACGATATGAAAGGCAATAATATTTTTCATCCTATTATGAAATCATTAGAAGGGCGCTCTTTATGGAATTATAAAGATATAACTGGAAAATCAATAATTCAAGAGGGGATTAAAGCATTAAAGTTAAAAAATGAAATTTATGATGATTGGTATTGGGAAGAACCAAAAAGTAAAAAGATTAAAAGAAAAATAGGTTTTCATAAAATATTTGAACCTTACAATATTTTTGTAGGAACAGGTGAATATACACAAGAGTATGAAAAAGAGTTGAAAAGTTATATCTTAAGATATATTTCAAAAATTAAATATTTAGATAAGAAAATAATTTCAGTAATTGATTATGATGGGATACTTCTTACTTCAAGAAACAAAAAAAATCAAAAAACATACAAACAGTTATTAAATATTGCAAAAAGTAAAAATCATCAAGGTTTTTTCAGTTATGTTAACAATAAAGATGAATATGAAGAAAAAATTACTTTTGTTAAAGGTTTTGATCATTGGCAGTGGGCAATTTATGCCTCATTTCATAAAGATTCATTAAAAAAAGAGCTTGATTTAAGACTTGAAACTTTAGAAAAAGAAGATAAAGAAACAATAAAATCCTTTCTTTTTTTATGCGCAGTTTTAACTATAATAATGTTGGCAATTTCATTTTATGTAATAAAATTATTGGAAAAAAGTTTTTATGAATATAGAGAAAAGATATTAGAAGAAGCGCAAAAAAATAGACAAAAAGATACTATTTTGGCACAGCAGTCAAAAATGGCAGCAATGGGAGAGATGATTGCAAATATCACTCATCAATGGAGACAACCTTTATCTGTAATATCAACAGCAGTTACAGGACTTAAGTTTGAAAAAGAAATGGATATATTAAAAGATGATAACTTTTATAGAGGAATGGATAGTATTCATAACTCTGTTATGCATTTGTCTAAAACAATTGATGATTTTAGAAACTTTTTTAAGCCAAATAAAGACAAAATCAATTTTAATTTAAAAGATGTTGTAGAAAAAACTTTAAAACTATTAAGCTCTCAGTTTGATATAAATAATATATATTTTATAAAAAATTGTGAAAATATAAAAATTCATGGTGCAGAGAATGAACTGGTTCAAGTGCTTATAAATATCATAAATAACTCAAAAGATGCTCTTAAAAATACAGATAATAAAAGATTAATATTTATAGATGTTTTTAAACAAGATAATAAAGTTATTTTATTAATAAAAGATACAGCTGGTGGAATAAATAAGAGTATTATAAATAAAGTTTTTGAACCATATTTTACTACAAAAAAAGACAAAGGTACAGGAATAGGGCTTTATATGTCAAAACAGATAATAGCTGATAGTTTAAATGGTGAAATTGCAGTATCTAATGAAACCTTTGTACATGAAAATATTCAATACAAAGGTGCATGTTTTAAATTAACTTTTGATTTAGTTGATTAG
- a CDS encoding GP88 family protein, producing MQYNYNTTNLLSKKINETTIVGTLYLAAQKNIMHAPMYGIEHDKNALNLNKVNLCKNATNGCVTACIYHNGLFQNSHFSKNKIKQARIKRTFKFLLQKEQFFEQLIKEINALKRKAKKENLKLHIQLNKTSDILWEKENFIYKDVEYKNIMEYFDDVKFFDYTKYNILKSRKKTPKNYTLIYSRAGLHKGKLVDSWEDLQNYLKNKINIAIVCTNKIKEELLNQKEHNDFSIIDAQEFEKGNISLDNCIEGTILIHEAKIGTNINKNSAFVLETPEDIEKYLY from the coding sequence TTGCAATACAATTACAACACAACTAATCTACTATCTAAAAAAATAAATGAAACAACTATAGTAGGTACTTTATATCTAGCAGCGCAAAAAAATATAATGCATGCTCCTATGTATGGCATAGAACATGATAAAAATGCTCTTAATTTAAATAAAGTGAATCTATGTAAAAATGCTACAAATGGGTGTGTCACAGCCTGTATTTATCATAACGGTCTATTTCAGAATTCACACTTTAGTAAAAACAAAATCAAACAAGCTAGAATCAAAAGAACATTTAAATTCTTACTTCAAAAAGAACAATTTTTCGAACAATTAATAAAAGAGATAAATGCCTTAAAAAGAAAAGCAAAAAAAGAAAATTTAAAATTACATATTCAACTTAACAAAACTTCTGATATTTTATGGGAAAAAGAAAACTTTATTTATAAAGATGTAGAGTACAAAAATATCATGGAATACTTTGATGATGTAAAGTTTTTTGATTATACAAAATATAATATATTAAAAAGTAGAAAAAAAACTCCTAAAAACTATACACTTATTTATTCACGAGCTGGATTGCACAAAGGAAAATTAGTAGATTCATGGGAAGATTTACAAAACTATTTAAAAAATAAAATAAATATTGCAATTGTTTGTACAAATAAAATAAAAGAAGAACTTTTAAATCAAAAAGAACATAATGACTTTTCAATTATAGATGCACAAGAGTTTGAAAAAGGTAATATCTCTCTTGATAACTGTATTGAGGGAACTATCTTAATTCATGAAGCAAAAATAGGAACTAATATAAATAAAAATAGTGCATTTGTCTTAGAGACACCAGAAGATATTGAAAAATATTTATACTAA
- a CDS encoding PAS domain S-box protein, translated as MQKQIDSNILEYLNITKGLYLILDENSNIIFANEQACKILGVSQEKIVSMNWVDSFIPQELKSYIANIIKEIANKNMQINRYVENEILTLNGERKFISWKNSFVERQGKVTQVICSGEDITEKREIQKYIEEKEERLKAIFDFSPLGILISDKTGKMIEANLAFLNMLGYAQDEILGKSYLDITHSDYLDLNEDHFNRLIDNEIGMYKITKRYITKNNKLLWGNVTVSTIKDEFNEILYVLAIIEDITQMKKREEDIIAQRKFLHTIIDENPNIIIVKDYEGRFVLVNQAIARLYNTTTEDMIGKSDGDYNPNEDQVKHYLQSVQEIMDLDETKLVYEESTDILTGKIRYFQSIKKPITDRYGNKQLLIIANDITDIKEAQKKLKDNEEMIHHQSKMAAMGEMLENIAHQWRQPLSVITTSASSVKIHKEIGTLSDDFLDEVLDAIVKSGNHLSQTIDDFRDFFKPDKEKVRFNIKNTYKKALFLVSSKLKNREIDIIENIEDIDLYGFDNELVQVIMNLINNARDALEESSLEYKYIFIDIYKDKENNIILKICDNAGGIPVNVIGKIFEPYFTTKHKSLGTGIGLYMCEEILVKHMNGEIAVKNKEFEYEGNSFKGAEFTLKIPILESLED; from the coding sequence ATGCAAAAACAGATTGACAGTAATATTTTAGAGTATTTAAATATTACAAAAGGTCTATATTTAATATTGGATGAAAATTCTAATATTATTTTTGCAAATGAACAAGCCTGCAAAATATTAGGCGTATCACAAGAAAAAATTGTCTCTATGAATTGGGTTGATAGTTTTATTCCTCAAGAACTAAAATCTTATATTGCTAATATTATAAAAGAGATTGCAAATAAAAATATGCAAATAAATAGATATGTAGAAAATGAAATATTAACACTAAATGGAGAAAGAAAATTTATTTCTTGGAAAAACTCTTTTGTAGAAAGACAAGGAAAAGTTACTCAAGTAATTTGTTCAGGAGAAGACATAACTGAAAAAAGAGAAATTCAAAAATACATTGAGGAAAAAGAAGAGAGATTAAAAGCAATTTTTGATTTTTCTCCTTTAGGAATTTTAATTTCAGATAAAACAGGAAAGATGATAGAAGCAAACTTGGCTTTTTTAAATATGCTTGGATATGCACAAGATGAAATCTTAGGAAAATCATATCTTGATATAACTCACTCTGATTATTTAGATTTAAATGAAGATCATTTTAATAGACTTATTGATAATGAAATAGGAATGTATAAAATCACTAAAAGATATATTACAAAAAATAATAAACTTTTATGGGGAAATGTTACAGTTTCAACTATAAAAGATGAGTTTAATGAAATACTTTATGTTTTAGCAATTATTGAAGATATCACACAAATGAAAAAAAGAGAAGAAGATATTATTGCACAAAGAAAGTTTCTTCATACAATAATCGATGAAAATCCAAATATAATAATAGTAAAAGATTATGAAGGAAGATTTGTATTGGTAAATCAAGCCATAGCAAGACTTTATAATACAACAACTGAGGATATGATAGGAAAAAGTGATGGAGATTATAATCCAAATGAAGATCAAGTAAAACACTATTTACAAAGTGTTCAAGAGATTATGGATTTAGATGAGACGAAGTTAGTTTATGAAGAATCAACTGATATATTAACTGGAAAAATAAGATATTTCCAATCTATTAAAAAACCAATAACTGATAGGTATGGAAATAAACAACTTTTAATTATAGCAAATGATATTACAGATATTAAAGAAGCTCAAAAGAAACTAAAAGATAATGAAGAGATGATTCATCACCAATCAAAAATGGCTGCAATGGGAGAAATGCTTGAAAATATTGCACATCAATGGAGACAACCTTTATCAGTTATAACTACTAGTGCAAGTAGTGTAAAAATACATAAAGAAATTGGAACTTTAAGTGATGACTTTTTGGATGAGGTTTTAGATGCAATAGTAAAATCTGGTAACCATCTTTCTCAAACTATTGATGATTTTAGAGACTTTTTTAAACCTGATAAAGAAAAAGTTAGATTTAATATAAAAAATACATATAAAAAAGCACTTTTCTTAGTTAGCTCAAAATTAAAAAATAGAGAAATTGATATAATTGAAAATATTGAAGATATAGATTTATATGGTTTTGATAATGAGCTTGTACAAGTAATAATGAATTTAATAAATAATGCAAGAGATGCACTAGAAGAGTCTTCATTAGAGTATAAATATATATTTATTGATATATATAAAGATAAAGAGAATAATATTATTTTAAAAATATGTGATAATGCAGGAGGAATACCTGTAAATGTAATAGGAAAGATTTTTGAACCATATTTTACTACAAAACATAAAAGTTTAGGTACAGGAATAGGACTTTATATGTGTGAAGAGATTTTGGTAAAACATATGAATGGTGAAATTGCTGTAAAAAATAAAGAGTTTGAATATGAAGGAAATAGTTTTAAAGGAGCAGAGTTTACTCTAAAGATTCCTATTTTAGAATCTTTAGAGGATTGA
- the purT gene encoding formate-dependent phosphoribosylglycinamide formyltransferase, with protein sequence MKFSAPLKSDSIKVMLLGSGELGKEVVIEAQRLGVETVAVDSYNNAPAQLVANKAYTINMKNKNEILDVIRREKPDFILPEVEAINIDALFTAEKEGYHVIPNADAVNKTMNRKNIREFAAVDLELPTSKYEFVSTFEALQSAALNIGFPCVIKPVMSSSGHGQSIAKSEDDLASSWELAKEARGDASELIVEEFITFDYEITLLTARNENQTVFCEPIGHIQQDGDYIFSWQPMNMSETAKEKSQEIAKKITDGLGGRGIFGVELFVKGDEVYFSEVSPRPHDTGMVTMITQSQSEFALHIRAVLGLPLNFIDYGAGASAAYKAKNDSFNPTIDIKDEAFTNTSYVRVFGKPQSHEGRRMAVSLTFDKNSSDKALQQAKELIENFND encoded by the coding sequence ATGAAATTTAGCGCACCATTAAAATCAGATTCAATAAAAGTTATGCTTCTTGGAAGTGGAGAATTAGGGAAAGAAGTAGTAATTGAAGCTCAAAGATTAGGAGTTGAAACAGTTGCAGTTGATAGTTATAATAATGCGCCTGCTCAACTTGTTGCAAATAAAGCTTATACAATCAATATGAAAAATAAAAATGAGATTTTAGATGTAATAAGAAGAGAAAAACCAGATTTTATTTTACCAGAAGTTGAAGCTATAAATATTGATGCTTTATTTACAGCTGAAAAAGAAGGTTACCATGTAATACCAAATGCAGATGCTGTTAATAAAACAATGAATAGAAAAAATATAAGAGAATTTGCAGCAGTTGATTTAGAACTTCCAACTTCAAAATATGAATTTGTATCTACATTTGAAGCTTTGCAAAGTGCAGCTTTAAACATAGGATTTCCTTGTGTAATTAAACCTGTTATGAGTTCATCTGGACATGGTCAAAGTATTGCAAAAAGTGAAGATGATTTAGCTTCATCTTGGGAACTTGCGAAGGAAGCTAGAGGAGATGCTAGTGAACTAATAGTTGAAGAGTTTATTACATTTGATTATGAGATTACACTTTTAACAGCAAGAAATGAGAATCAAACTGTATTTTGTGAACCAATAGGTCATATACAACAAGATGGTGACTATATATTTTCGTGGCAACCAATGAATATGAGTGAAACTGCAAAAGAAAAATCTCAAGAGATTGCAAAAAAAATCACTGATGGTTTAGGTGGAAGAGGTATTTTTGGTGTTGAATTATTTGTAAAAGGTGATGAAGTTTATTTTAGTGAAGTAAGTCCAAGACCTCATGATACTGGTATGGTTACAATGATTACACAATCTCAAAGTGAATTTGCCCTTCATATTAGAGCAGTACTTGGACTTCCTTTAAATTTTATTGATTACGGAGCAGGTGCAAGTGCTGCTTACAAAGCAAAAAATGATAGCTTTAATCCTACAATAGATATTAAAGATGAAGCTTTTACTAATACATCTTACGTAAGAGTTTTTGGAAAGCCTCAAAGCCATGAAGGAAGAAGAATGGCAGTTTCTTTAACATTTGACAAAAATAGTAGTGATAAAGCTTTACAACAAGCAAAAGAGTTAATTGAAAATTTCAATGATTAA
- the dapF gene encoding diaminopimelate epimerase, whose translation MTYTKYSASGNDFVIFHSFIKKDYSKEAIALCNRTEGIGADGLIVLIPNSDYDFEWLFYNSDGSHAAMCGNGTRACAHYAYTNNLASSNMKFLTGAGAIESIVEDDVVQTQLTKPILIKDEFSQDGFTWYLVDTGVPHLVSIVDDLEKYDNNLASKMRYEYNANVNFAKIEDGKIYVRTYERGVEGETLACGTGMAACFLRANNLGLVEDIANVYPKSKEELTLTKKDEKLYFKGAVKKVFTTSIN comes from the coding sequence ATGACATATACAAAATATAGTGCAAGTGGAAATGACTTTGTAATTTTTCACTCATTTATTAAAAAAGATTATTCAAAGGAAGCAATTGCTTTGTGTAATAGAACTGAGGGAATTGGAGCAGATGGCTTAATAGTACTAATTCCAAATAGTGATTATGATTTTGAGTGGTTATTTTATAATAGTGATGGAAGCCACGCAGCAATGTGTGGAAATGGCACAAGAGCTTGTGCACACTATGCTTATACTAATAATTTAGCATCATCTAATATGAAGTTTTTGACAGGTGCTGGAGCTATTGAATCTATTGTTGAAGATGATGTTGTACAAACACAACTTACAAAACCTATATTAATTAAAGATGAGTTTAGTCAAGATGGATTTACTTGGTATTTAGTTGATACAGGAGTACCTCATCTTGTAAGTATAGTTGATGACTTAGAAAAGTATGATAATAATTTAGCTTCTAAAATGAGATATGAGTATAACGCAAATGTAAACTTTGCAAAAATTGAAGATGGTAAAATATATGTTAGAACTTACGAAAGAGGTGTTGAGGGTGAAACATTAGCTTGTGGAACTGGAATGGCAGCTTGTTTTTTAAGAGCTAATAACTTGGGATTAGTAGAAGATATTGCAAATGTTTATCCAAAAAGTAAAGAAGAGTTAACACTTACAAAAAAAGATGAAAAACTATACTTCAAAGGTGCTGTAAAAAAAGTTTTTACAACATCAATCAATTAA
- the coaE gene encoding dephospho-CoA kinase (Dephospho-CoA kinase (CoaE) performs the final step in coenzyme A biosynthesis.), with translation MNNDLFKNAIALTGGISTGKSTVCNLFKLHGFLTIDADKIAHKLLDKNSHKVEEMFGAQYVENGKVLRKELGKIIFSNEENKLKLEALLHPLIKEEIIKESKVFEEANKPYFIDIPLFFEKMHYPIPKSLVIYTPKDIQIQRLMKRDNISKEEAKLKISNQMDIEKKKELADMVIDNSKNLKHLQKEVEKIMGEII, from the coding sequence ATGAATAATGATTTGTTTAAAAATGCAATTGCCTTAACAGGCGGAATTTCAACAGGAAAAAGTACAGTTTGTAATCTATTTAAACTTCACGGTTTTTTAACTATTGATGCAGATAAAATTGCCCACAAGCTTCTTGATAAAAACAGCCACAAAGTAGAAGAGATGTTTGGTGCACAATATGTAGAAAATGGAAAAGTTTTAAGAAAAGAACTTGGAAAAATTATTTTTTCAAATGAAGAGAATAAACTAAAACTTGAAGCTTTACTTCATCCTTTAATTAAAGAAGAGATAATAAAAGAATCAAAAGTATTTGAAGAAGCAAATAAACCCTATTTTATTGATATACCTTTGTTTTTCGAAAAAATGCACTATCCTATTCCTAAATCTTTAGTTATTTATACACCAAAAGATATACAAATACAAAGACTTATGAAAAGAGATAATATTAGCAAAGAAGAAGCTAAACTTAAAATTTCTAATCAAATGGATATTGAAAAGAAAAAAGAGTTAGCAGATATGGTAATTGATAATTCAAAAAATTTAAAACATCTTCAAAAAGAAGTTGAAAAAATTATGGGGGAGATAATATGA
- a CDS encoding spermidine synthase, with translation MSCSMNDNQAFNEMMVHVPLCTHKEPENILVIGETSPELKKELEKHPFNIEFGDEALLNSKDEKNIDIIILTNIKISELILANINRVLKDDGLITFKTESFQNDENRLKEDLQLVGTKFWIAMPFKFSHSTAILASKQYHPTADIILQRSDILDDLEYYSTEIHHASFVFPAAIHKALTTIAKR, from the coding sequence ATGTCATGTTCAATGAATGATAACCAAGCTTTTAATGAAATGATGGTACATGTACCTTTATGCACACATAAAGAGCCTGAAAATATTTTAGTAATCGGAGAAACTAGCCCTGAATTAAAAAAAGAGTTAGAAAAACACCCATTTAATATTGAGTTTGGAGATGAAGCTTTATTAAACTCTAAAGATGAAAAAAATATTGATATAATAATTTTAACTAATATAAAAATTAGTGAGTTAATTTTGGCAAATATCAATAGAGTATTAAAAGATGATGGTCTTATAACTTTTAAAACTGAAAGTTTTCAAAATGATGAAAATAGACTAAAAGAAGATTTACAATTAGTTGGAACAAAATTTTGGATTGCAATGCCATTTAAATTTAGTCATAGCACAGCTATTTTAGCTTCAAAACAATATCATCCAACTGCTGATATTATACTTCAAAGATCTGATATATTAGATGATTTAGAGTATTATTCAACAGAGATACATCATGCATCATTTGTTTTTCCAGCAGCAATACATAAAGCTTTAACTACAATAGCTAAAAGATAA